A genomic segment from Zonotrichia albicollis isolate bZonAlb1 chromosome 19, bZonAlb1.hap1, whole genome shotgun sequence encodes:
- the LOC102073082 gene encoding urotensin-2 receptor isoform X2 — protein sequence MSLTDELESHFSTTPSMVTDTGEDGVFRIRPNVSSNGTGDGTWAAGSTEDMVAICTIGAILSLMCVVGVTGNVYTLLVMCHYLRSSASMYIYIINLALADLLYLLTIPFIVGTYFIQKWHFGDIGCRILFSLDFLTMHASIFTLTVMSTERYLAVLKPLDTVKRSKSYRKAIAVVIWLVSLLLTLPMLIMIQLVQRDNKSICLPTWSKLSYKVYLSILFGTSIVGPGVVIGYLYIRLAKIYWVSQTASFKQTKRLPNQKVMKNINYLTTCLTYSNSCINPFLYTLLTKNYREYLKNRQRSLSSSSGYFQRRNRFQRISGRSLSTSSQHCTETYVLAHAPLGNSSA from the exons ATGTCCCTGACTGACGAGCTGGAGAGCCACTTCTCCACCACCCCCTCCATGGTGACAGACACAGGTGAGGATGGCGTGTTCAGAATCAGGCCCAATGTCTCATCCAACGGCACCGGGGACGGCACGTGGGCAGCCGGCTCCACGGAGGACATGGTGGCCATCTGCACCATCGGGGCCATCCTGTCCCTCATGTGCGTGGTTGGGGTGACAGGCAACGTCTACACCCTGCTGGTGATGTGCCACTACCTGCGCTCCTCCGCCTCCATGTACATCTACATCATCAACCTGGCGCTGGCCGACCTGCTCTACCTCCTCACCATCCCCTTCATTGTCGGCACCTACTTCATCCAGAAGTGgcactttggggacattggcTGCCGCATCCTGTTCAGCCTGGACTTCCTCACCATGCACGCCAGCATCTTCACCCTCACAGTGATGAGCACGGAGCGCTACCTGGCAGTGCTGAAGCCCCTGGACACGGTGAAGAGGTCCAAGAGCTACCGCAAGGCCATCGCTGTGGTGATCTGGCTGGTGTCGCTGCTGCTCACCCTGCCCATGCTCATCATGATCCAGCTGGTGCAAAGGGACAACAAAAGCATCTGCCTGCCCACCTGGAGCAAGCTGTCCTACAAAGTCTATCTCAGCATCCTTTTTGGCACCAGCATCGTGGGCCCTGGGGTGGTCATTGGCTACCTTTACATCCGCCTGGCCAAGATTTACTGGGTGTCCCAGACTGCTTCCTTCAAGCAGACCAAGAGGCTGCCCAACCAGAAG GTGATGAAGAACATTAATTACCTGACAACCTGCCTGACCTACAGCAACAGCTGCATCAACCCCTTCCTCTACACCCTGCTCACCAAAAACTACAGGGAGTACCTGAAGAACAGGCAGAggtccctcagcagcagcagtgggtaCTTCCAGAGGAGGAATCGTTTCCAGAGGATTTCAGGGAGATCCCTGTCCAccagcagccagcactgcacagaGACTTACGTCCTTGCTCACGCTCCTCTGGGAAACAGCAGTGCCTGA
- the LOC102073082 gene encoding urotensin-2 receptor isoform X1: MSLTDELESHFSTTPSMVTDTGEDGVFRIRPNVSSNGTGDGTWAAGSTEDMVAICTIGAILSLMCVVGVTGNVYTLLVMCHYLRSSASMYIYIINLALADLLYLLTIPFIVGTYFIQKWHFGDIGCRILFSLDFLTMHASIFTLTVMSTERYLAVLKPLDTVKRSKSYRKAIAVVIWLVSLLLTLPMLIMIQLVQRDNKSICLPTWSKLSYKVYLSILFGTSIVGPGVVIGYLYIRLAKIYWVSQTASFKQTKRLPNQKVLYLIFTIVLVFWACFLPFWIWQLLFQYYESFPLSPKVMKNINYLTTCLTYSNSCINPFLYTLLTKNYREYLKNRQRSLSSSSGYFQRRNRFQRISGRSLSTSSQHCTETYVLAHAPLGNSSA, from the coding sequence ATGTCCCTGACTGACGAGCTGGAGAGCCACTTCTCCACCACCCCCTCCATGGTGACAGACACAGGTGAGGATGGCGTGTTCAGAATCAGGCCCAATGTCTCATCCAACGGCACCGGGGACGGCACGTGGGCAGCCGGCTCCACGGAGGACATGGTGGCCATCTGCACCATCGGGGCCATCCTGTCCCTCATGTGCGTGGTTGGGGTGACAGGCAACGTCTACACCCTGCTGGTGATGTGCCACTACCTGCGCTCCTCCGCCTCCATGTACATCTACATCATCAACCTGGCGCTGGCCGACCTGCTCTACCTCCTCACCATCCCCTTCATTGTCGGCACCTACTTCATCCAGAAGTGgcactttggggacattggcTGCCGCATCCTGTTCAGCCTGGACTTCCTCACCATGCACGCCAGCATCTTCACCCTCACAGTGATGAGCACGGAGCGCTACCTGGCAGTGCTGAAGCCCCTGGACACGGTGAAGAGGTCCAAGAGCTACCGCAAGGCCATCGCTGTGGTGATCTGGCTGGTGTCGCTGCTGCTCACCCTGCCCATGCTCATCATGATCCAGCTGGTGCAAAGGGACAACAAAAGCATCTGCCTGCCCACCTGGAGCAAGCTGTCCTACAAAGTCTATCTCAGCATCCTTTTTGGCACCAGCATCGTGGGCCCTGGGGTGGTCATTGGCTACCTTTACATCCGCCTGGCCAAGATTTACTGGGTGTCCCAGACTGCTTCCTTCAAGCAGACCAAGAGGCTGCCCAACCAGAAGGTGCTCTACTTAATCTTCACCATAGTGCTGGTCTTCTGGGCTTGCTTCTTGCCTTTCTGGATATGGCAGCTCCTCTTCCAGTATTATGAATCCTTCCCTTTATCTCCCAAGGTGATGAAGAACATTAATTACCTGACAACCTGCCTGACCTACAGCAACAGCTGCATCAACCCCTTCCTCTACACCCTGCTCACCAAAAACTACAGGGAGTACCTGAAGAACAGGCAGAggtccctcagcagcagcagtgggtaCTTCCAGAGGAGGAATCGTTTCCAGAGGATTTCAGGGAGATCCCTGTCCAccagcagccagcactgcacagaGACTTACGTCCTTGCTCACGCTCCTCTGGGAAACAGCAGTGCCTGA